GTGCGCGCTTCGATGTCACGGCGCACCCCGTCCAGCGTCAGGTGCGCCTTGAGAAAGAACCGGTTGGCCAGTGCCTTGTCTTCGCGCATCAAGCCCAGTAACAGGTGCTCGGCATCAATGGCGGGCGCGCCAAACTGCCCGGCCTCGTACCGGGCGAAGAAGACGACCCGCCGGGCCTTTTCGGTATATCGCTCGAACATACAGTGAGTTCCTGGTTGTAAGGTCAGTGTGGGGCTGGCTACCTGATGAGGACGTAACCGGATAGCCAGAGGATGTCCTGCTGCCAATACCCTTGGATTATGCGCCGATGGGCGGGGGTTGTTCGTACCGAAAACGACACTGGTGCATTTTCCATGCTTCTGCCCTGGCGAAAAAGGCGGGAAAGCACCACGTCCGGGCTTCAAAGCGCCAGCGGGCAACCCGTTTCAGGCAGCGTCCCTGGGGGAAAGAACCTGCCAGTCAGAAACCGAAGGCTTGATACCGTCCGGGAAATCAAGCGTGTTTTTGCGGGGGAAAATCCGCCATGCCACCAGGAAACACGGCCGGCAGTGGAGTGAGCCGCCGATGGCAGGATGCCTGACGGGGCGATCCTGCCATGTTCTCTCCGGCTATCGGGGTTGGGGCGTGGGAACCGCACCGTTTCCGGTCAGGCTCCCCGGAAGGACAGGAGATGATTCAGGCCGGGCTTCACTCTTTGGCTTCACCCTTTTGCTCACGTCCGAGGTTACTGCTCAATTGGCGTGCCAGATTTTCCCGCAAATCTTCAGCCGCGCGCGCCAGAAGTTTCCCGGCAACGGCACTTGCCGAGGTTGCCTGGCCGAGCATGACATAAGTTTCAAGAACGGCCATCGTCTGGCGACTGACCGGTATCGTGATACTTTGTGCCACTCTTCCGCGGCGCTTCTTCACTTCACTCTGGGCTGAGTTTTGCTTTGTGTTTGCCATAGCTTTTACACTTCCCCTTTTTTCGAGTTATCTCGGTAATGCTTTCAAGTGGACGAAATGTCTTGAAAGTGCCAGGCCGTTTATAGACGAAATAACTCAAAAAAGGGAAATACTTTTTCTCTGAATTACCCCTAACCAGCCACCGACAATGTTGTTTCCGGGGTGAGTGGGGATGATTTTGCAGCACACCGCGCCGAATCAATCGCAGCGCCGAGCTTTTCGGTTACGTTTCGTCTCCCCTGAAGTAATACCGTTTGGACGGTGCCATCCTGATTTCGTATCAGCAGGCCAAGGTAGTGCCGTTTTTTCTGAACGAGATAGGCCAACGGCCCCAGAATGGCTGCCCGAAAGCCTGTCAACTGCCGTTCGGAGTAGCTTCGTACCGCTTCCAGGTTGGCATAACGGACGACCACTTCCGACTGCCAACCCTGGTGGTGCAGGCTGGCCAGAACAAGCCCCTGCTCGTAGAGTTGAACGGCGCTGTACGCCCGTTCTGATTCATCCGTATCCGCGATATTCAGCCGATCCAGAACCACCGGTTGGTCAATGGCCACACCGAGTTGGTGGGATTCGGCCAGATGTGCCAACCGCTTTATATCACGGGCTTCAATCCGGGTGGCCTGACGGATCAAATCCCGAAAGACAAACACCCAGATGGCGTACATGGTGCCGATGGCAACGACCGTAAAGGTGATGCGCATGGGCAAAGGCAACTGATTGAAACCTGGCGCGTCCTGAAGGAACACAACCCAGCCCGGCATCATTGGCAGCAGTGGCATGGCAGAAACCTCGGATGGAAAGCAGTCAGGAGACCTGCTTCCAACATAGTCAATTGTCTTCCGAGGTGTGAGAAGAAAAGCGGTCCAAATGAAAAAAGCCGGCCATTCCGGCCCGCTGCTCCACCGTTACCGGGCAGATTTCAGAGTGCAGCCAGGTCTTCCACGATGCGCTGCGCGGCGGCCGCCGGGTCAGTCGCCGCCGTAATCGGACGCCCCACCACAAGGTAGGTAGCCCCGGCCGCCAACGCCGCGCGGGGCGTCAGCACCCGCCGCTGGTCGTCCGGGATGGCATCCGGCAGACGGATGCCCGGCGTCACAATGGCGAAATCCTTGGGCACGAGACGCCGCACTGCCGCGACTTCCTGGGGCGAACACACCACGCCCCCCAGCCCGCAGTCCACGGCCAGACGCGCCAGACGGAGAACAACCTCCTCCGGTGTTCCAGCCAGCCCAATCTCATCGAGTGTCGCCTGATCGGCGCTCGTCAGCAGGGTCACGCCCAGAATGGTCGGCCGCCGGCTGCCCGGCGGTAGTGCAGCCAGTGGCTCGACGGCCGCTTGCAGCATCGCCCGTCCGCCCAGCGTGTGTACGGTGCACAGGTGTACGCCGAGCTGCATCACCGCCGCCACCGCACCGGCCACCGTGTGGGGAATGTCATGAAACTTCAGGTCCAGAAAGACACGTGCGCCGGTCGCCAGCGCCGCTGCCACAACGGGTGGACCGGCCGCCGTAAACAGCGTCTTGCCAATCTTGAAGCCTCCGACATAGGGAGCGACCTCCCGCATGAGCTGCTCGGCCACGGCGCGGTCGGCCGTGTCCAGTGCAACCAGAAGCCGCCCGGCAGGCGAGGACGGATGATTCATAGGCGCGGTCAAGCCAATCTGCCGCCCGCGGCAGCCACAACGCCACAGACGGCAGGTGGGAGGTCATCCGAACGGCGTGCCCAGCGGGGCAACCGTAGCACGCTGTCAGTAACGGGTCCGGTAGCGGCGTCCCGTCGTGCGCGCATTGCGCGTGGTGTAACGTGGGGCGACGGCCGGCCGGCTTTCAGCCAGGGTGGGCGTCACAGCCGCGCCCAGACGGTCCTGGGGTGTCAGCGCCGCATAGGCCACGGCAAAGCGCTCGCGGGTGCCCACCGGAAGCTTGAGGCTGAAGCCTGCCGGGGCCAGCGCCCGGTGCAGCTCAGGATTGAGGGTCGAAAGCTCACTGACCGGAACCTGGAGCAGGTCGGCCGCCACAACCAGCGAGGTTGGCGAATCGAGCGGGAACGTTTCGTACTGCATCGGCGGCTCCGGTGTCACATCAAAGCCGTATTGCCTGTGATTTTTGGCAATGGCGATGACGGCCAGAATGGCCGGAACATAGTTCTGTGTCTCACGGGGCAGCAGTCCGCGCTGATGCAATTCCCAGAAGTCGGCATAGCCGCACCGCTCGATGGCGCGCTCGACATTGCGCTCACCGCAGTTGTAGGCCGCCATGGCCAGCAGCCAGTCGCCGGCAAAGTAGTTGTGCAGAAACTTCAGGTAGCGGGCCGCAGCGCGGGTGGAAGCTTCCGGCGCCACGCGCTCATCCATGTAGGCATCCTGCCGCAGTCCAAAGCGCGTGCCAGTCCCCGGAATGAACTGCCAGATACCGCGCGCCTTGGCAAAGGACAACGCCCGTGGCTGCCACACCGATTCGACCTGGGCCAGCCAGATGAGGTCTTTCGGAACACCTTCTTCGGCAAAAATGCGCTCGGCCATCTCGCGGTAGCGCCCGGAGCGGATCAACCCACGCTCCATCGTGATGCGGCCCCGCCCAGCCGTGTAGAAGTTCATAAACTGATACACCTGCGCCGTCACCGTGAACCTGAAGTCGAAGTTCGACATATCCAGCTCACCCATCGGACGGGCGCTGATGCGGCTGATGTCCAGGGCCGCCAGTTCGTCGCGGTAAGTCCCCTGACCGGCTGCCAGCGCCGCCTGTCGCAAACCGGTGTGCAGCAGTTCAATGCGTCCCTGGAGTTCAAAAGCGTAAGCCTGCACATCCTGTCCGGCGCGCAACTCGGCTGGAGCCTGTTCAAGAACGGCCCTGGCCTGCGCAAAACACTGCCTGGCGTCTTCAAACTGACCGTTGCGGAAGGCTTCTTCACCGCGTTTGAAATGACGCTCCGCAGCCGCAATGAGGGCGCGCCCCGACGTTGTTGGAGTGGACACCAGAGGCGC
This window of the Chloracidobacterium sp. N genome carries:
- the pyrF gene encoding orotidine-5'-phosphate decarboxylase, whose amino-acid sequence is MNHPSSPAGRLLVALDTADRAVAEQLMREVAPYVGGFKIGKTLFTAAGPPVVAAALATGARVFLDLKFHDIPHTVAGAVAAVMQLGVHLCTVHTLGGRAMLQAAVEPLAALPPGSRRPTILGVTLLTSADQATLDEIGLAGTPEEVVLRLARLAVDCGLGGVVCSPQEVAAVRRLVPKDFAIVTPGIRLPDAIPDDQRRVLTPRAALAAGATYLVVGRPITAATDPAAAAQRIVEDLAAL
- a CDS encoding lytic transglycosylase domain-containing protein; this encodes MSTPTTSGRALIAAAERHFKRGEEAFRNGQFEDARQCFAQARAVLEQAPAELRAGQDVQAYAFELQGRIELLHTGLRQAALAAGQGTYRDELAALDISRISARPMGELDMSNFDFRFTVTAQVYQFMNFYTAGRGRITMERGLIRSGRYREMAERIFAEEGVPKDLIWLAQVESVWQPRALSFAKARGIWQFIPGTGTRFGLRQDAYMDERVAPEASTRAAARYLKFLHNYFAGDWLLAMAAYNCGERNVERAIERCGYADFWELHQRGLLPRETQNYVPAILAVIAIAKNHRQYGFDVTPEPPMQYETFPLDSPTSLVVAADLLQVPVSELSTLNPELHRALAPAGFSLKLPVGTRERFAVAYAALTPQDRLGAAVTPTLAESRPAVAPRYTTRNARTTGRRYRTRY